TTCTTCCGCTACCTGTCGCCCTGATCGCGACTGGCGCAGCCTGCACCCGCCCGGCGAAGCTGGGAGGGTCGAAAAACAAGCGTTTAGCGAAGTTTTTCGGGGAGGGCTTACTTTGATGACCAAGCGTCGCGGCTTTACCTTTCGAACTCCCCTCCCCGAACATCGCTTCGCTCGTTCGACCCTCCCCTACAAACTGCGTTTGGGGAGGGTGAAGTGCTGCCGGCGACGTCCAACTTCACCCGCCCGGCGAAGCTGGGAGGGTCGAAAAACAAGCGTTTAGCGAGTTTTTCGGGGAGGGCTTACCAGCAACCATCGACCGGCCGGGATTTGACTCAAGAACTCCCCTCCCCCGAACATCGCTCCGCTCGTTCGACCCTCCCCCGCAAACTGCGTTTGGGGAAGGGTGCAGTGCTGCCGGCGACGTCCAACTGCACCCGCCCGGCGAAGCTGGGAGGGTCAAAAAACTAGCGTTTAGCGAGTTTTTTGGGGAGGGCCTACCAGCACCGATCAACCGGCCGGGATTTGACTCAAGAACTCCCCTCCCCGAACTTTGCTTCGCTCGTTCGACCCTCCCCCGCAAACTGCGTTTGGGGGAGGGGGAAGTGCTGCCGGCGACGTCCAGCTTCACCCGCCCGGCGGAGCTGGGAGGGTCAAAAAACAAGCGTTTAGCGAGTTTTTTGGGGAGGGCGTACCGGCACCGATCGACCGGCCGGGATTTACCTCTCGGACTCCCCTCCCCGAACTTTGCTTCGCTCGTTCGACCCTCCCCTGCAAACTGCGTTTGGGGAGGGGGAAGTGTTCCGATCACTGCACTGGAGTGAAGTCGGACTGGAAGTAGGCCGACAGATCGATGATCTGTTGGTGCGTTAAGTCGTCCAGCAGTCCTTCGGGCATCAGCGAAACTCCGGTCGCCGTGATCTCTTCGATATCGTCTTTGGCGAGCGTGATCTTTTCTTTTGGCGTCTGCAGAACCACGCGTTGGTCATCCTGCGATTCGATCACGCCGGCCAGCACGCGTCCGTCGATCGTTTCGATCGTGCTCATCTTGTAAGCCATCGGGACCAATGTGTTCGGCGAGATCACGTTTTCCAAGAAGTATTCGACGCTCTTGCGTTGACCGCCGGTAAGATCCGGACCGATCGTGCCTCCTTCGTTTAACAGCTTATGGCAGGTCGCACACTTCTGCACAAAGACCTGCTTGCCTGCATGCAGGTCCGCCCCCGCGATCGCGTCTTCGGTCAGCATCCGCTTCATCTGGTCGATCTGGCGGTTGCGTGTCGCGTCGGTTGCGGTGACTGTGCCGTAGATCTTGCGGAGCTGATCTTGGACGGCTTTGTCTTTCAAGCGACTCAATTGTCCAACGGCGAACGTCGTCAGGACGGTTTCGGGAACCTGCTTGTTTTCGATCGCACTCAACAGTCGTTTGGCGTAGCTGTTCCGCGTGACCATCGCATCGATCAATGCGGTCTGTTGGTCGGCGGGCAGGTTGCCAAAGTCGGCGATCAGCTCCGCGGCGGTGTCGGGAAGTTCGACGTTGCCCAGGGCGCGAAGGGCTTGCGTGCGCAGCGACTGCAGTTTCAGTCCCTGCTGGACGACCGAGGCGGTGTCGGCGTCGGAATACTGGACCAGCAGGTCGAAGGCGTTTTGAGCGTCGTCCGCTTCGCCAGTCAGCGCGGCTGCCAGTTGTTTGCGGGCCGAAGCGTCGCCAAAGATGAGCGCCAGTTCATAGCCCAGTCGATTGCTTTGAATCGATCCATCCAGCAAGCTGTCACGCGCTTCGGACCAAGCTTGCGGGGCGTCGATCGAACGTCCTCGCAGCGCTTCCAGCAGTCCCGAGATCAGCGATTCTCTGGAAGCCGGTGGGCACTGGGCCGATGCGGCGACGGTCAGAACGAGATCGTGCGCGTCGATCGCTGCCAGTTTTTGCGAGATGCAGTGGGCCAAGATCGGTGGTTCAAAGGCCGCGTATTGTTGGCTCAGAGCCTGGATCGCCGCGGGATCTTGTTGCAGCGTTTCGTCGTTGAATCGCGGTTCGATCGCATACCACATCAACTGCAGCAACCGCTTGCGGAGGTTTTCGTTCGCGATGTTCGCAACCAGTTCGGGCGTGATGTTTTCGATCGAGACATCGTCGCGGCGGATCGCGGCGGCAACTTGTTCTTGCAGCAGCAAGCCGGCGGATTGGTTGGCGGTTTGGATCGTCCCGGCGGCGATCGAAGCATCTTCGCTCGCCAGTCGCGTCGCCCAGGCTTGCAGGTTGATGTCGCCGCGAGCCGCCTCTTGCAGGATCGATGGATCGGCGAGACCACAGGCGGCGGTCAGCCACAGCATCCGCAGCTTGAGCCGCGAATTTTCAAGGGGCAGATCGCGATAGGCTTGGACGATTTTCGATGCCAGTTGTTTGTTGTTGGGCTGCGTGGCAACACGATGTTGCAGCACGCGCCGGGCGGTCTGCATGAACCAGGCGTTTTCATGGTTCTGCAGTTCCAGCAATTGATCGTCCGGCAGAGCGTTCAGGTCGCCCGACCATTGCCGCGGCGTGCCGTAAGCGATCTTGAAGATCCGCCCGGTCTCAACGTGGATGTCGACGAAGTCGTGGCACTCGCCGGTGTCGTTCCAGTCGAGTACATAAACGGTTCCGTCGGGGCCGTATTTCATCTCGACGCCGCGGAAGAAGGGATCGACCGATTGCATGAAGTCGGCGTTGTGGCTGGCGACGTATCCGTCGGGCGATGCGACCAACCGATCGCAATTCATTCGCCGCCCGTGGATGTTGATCGTGTACAGTTTGTCGCGATACTTCTCCGGCCAGTTGTCGCCTTGGTAGATCATCGCGCCGCAGTGGGCGTGTCCGCCGCCGGCGTCGTCATGTTTGCCGCCGATCGAAACGTTCCAATAACCGCCGGCCCAGTGGATGTGGTCGGCGCAGGAATCCATCAGCGTGAAGGTGTAGGGATTCAGGTCGTTGCCAAACATGCGTTTGAAACGCGCGCCGGGAATCGCATGGAAGACGTGTTCGATCACACAGTTGGTGAAGAAGGCTTGGCCGACTGAATTCCAGTCGATGCCCCACGGGTTGGTGCTCCCCGCGCTGTAGGGTTCGAAGGCTTTTTCAGTCGGATGGAATCGCCAGACGCCGCAGGTCATCGGTACCGGTGGTTGGTCCGGTTTGGCGGAGTTGGTGACTTGGCTGACATCGAGGATGCCGTGCATACCGTACAGCCAGCCATCGGGTCCCCAGTGCAAGCCGTTAAAAACATTGTGCTTCATCTTCAGCGAGAAGCCCGACAGCAGAGTTTCCGCGGGGCCATCGGGAACGTCGTCGCCGTCGGCATCGGGAATGAAGATCAGGTCGGGCGAACTGCACAGATAAACGCCGCCAAATCCGACTTCGATCCCCGAAAGATTGCGACCGTTGTCCAAGAAGACGGTTCGCCGATCGTGGCGTCCGTCGCCATCGGTGTCTTCAAAAATCAGGACACGATCTTTGCCCTGGTCGACGCCGATGTCCTGCCAATCGGGATAAGAGGTGCACTCGACGACCCACAGTCGCCCACGCGTGTCGATCGTCATTGCGATCGGTTGCACGACGTCCGGTTCGGCTGCGAAAACCGTAGCGCCGAAGCCGTCGGGCAGCTTCATTTCGGCAGCGGCTTGTTGGGCGGGCATCGCCGCGGGGGCTGTCTCTTGCCCCGCAGCGATCGCATGGAAACTGAGGATGAATACGAGGGGTAGGAGCCGAGTCAACGTGGTGTTCCTTCGAATGTGCCGCAGCGGGCGGGGGCCGATGTTGGGGAGGTCGGCCATTGTAACTGCGGCATATGCGAAAGTCAGTAACTTGCAATCTTTTGCCCGTTACGATCCAACAGCACGTACGATCGGCGAGCTGGTCCCGTGGAGGACTTCGCCGCCTGTGGCCGCGGTTGCGGATCGGACCAGCTGTCGTAGGCGGTCTGCGGTTCGCCGGCCATCGCTTCGCGTTGCACCATTGCCAGTTCGGCGCGGGCGGCAAAATAGGCGAAGATCGCAATGAAGATCAGCATCCCGTCGGTGAACAATCCGACCACGCCCATCCCGATCGCAAGCACTTGCCCGACGGACGCCGCGATTTGCGTCGCGCGAACGTAGGGGACAAACGCGCCCAAGAAGGCTCGGAAGACGCGGCCACCATCCATCGGGAAGACCGGCAACATGTTGAAGACGATCAGGGCGATGTTGATGTAGATCATGCTCATCAGGAACGTGCTGGCGATCGATCCGCTGGCCAACAACAGCAGCGGCACCAGGAGAGCGGCGATGACAAGATTCACGGCAGGTCCGGCCAGCGCGATCGCACCTTCGGCCAACGGGCTACGCGGCATGCGGTCCAGTCGAGCGACACCGCCGATCGGATAGAGCGTGATGTCGCGAGTGCCGACGCCAAACAGACGCGCCATCATGGCGTGCCCCAGTTCGTGCAACAGGACACATCCAAAGACCGAGAAGAGGATTGCGAGGCGCATCGCCAGCGATCCGTCGGGCATCGCGGTCAAAAGAACAAATAATGGGAGCAACCAAAACGTCCCGTGGACGTTGATCGGGATGCCAGCAACAGTGCCAAGTTTCCAGTTGAACATATCGGTAACGAGCCTCCTGCGACTCGGGGATTTTCTAATCCGCAGCGTTAATCCGCCGCGACATATTGCTAATTCGTTGGCTGAATGTCGATCATGGCGTTGCCTGGGCAACCCCTTTGTCAGTTTAGGTCGGTCGCGACAAAACTGGCACATTCAACCACGAATGCACAGCAGATGCATAAATCGCGCCAAACGCGACAGAACCG
Above is a genomic segment from Rosistilla ulvae containing:
- a CDS encoding PVC-type heme-binding CxxCH protein, with product MTRLLPLVFILSFHAIAAGQETAPAAMPAQQAAAEMKLPDGFGATVFAAEPDVVQPIAMTIDTRGRLWVVECTSYPDWQDIGVDQGKDRVLIFEDTDGDGRHDRRTVFLDNGRNLSGIEVGFGGVYLCSSPDLIFIPDADGDDVPDGPAETLLSGFSLKMKHNVFNGLHWGPDGWLYGMHGILDVSQVTNSAKPDQPPVPMTCGVWRFHPTEKAFEPYSAGSTNPWGIDWNSVGQAFFTNCVIEHVFHAIPGARFKRMFGNDLNPYTFTLMDSCADHIHWAGGYWNVSIGGKHDDAGGGHAHCGAMIYQGDNWPEKYRDKLYTINIHGRRMNCDRLVASPDGYVASHNADFMQSVDPFFRGVEMKYGPDGTVYVLDWNDTGECHDFVDIHVETGRIFKIAYGTPRQWSGDLNALPDDQLLELQNHENAWFMQTARRVLQHRVATQPNNKQLASKIVQAYRDLPLENSRLKLRMLWLTAACGLADPSILQEAARGDINLQAWATRLASEDASIAAGTIQTANQSAGLLLQEQVAAAIRRDDVSIENITPELVANIANENLRKRLLQLMWYAIEPRFNDETLQQDPAAIQALSQQYAAFEPPILAHCISQKLAAIDAHDLVLTVAASAQCPPASRESLISGLLEALRGRSIDAPQAWSEARDSLLDGSIQSNRLGYELALIFGDASARKQLAAALTGEADDAQNAFDLLVQYSDADTASVVQQGLKLQSLRTQALRALGNVELPDTAAELIADFGNLPADQQTALIDAMVTRNSYAKRLLSAIENKQVPETVLTTFAVGQLSRLKDKAVQDQLRKIYGTVTATDATRNRQIDQMKRMLTEDAIAGADLHAGKQVFVQKCATCHKLLNEGGTIGPDLTGGQRKSVEYFLENVISPNTLVPMAYKMSTIETIDGRVLAGVIESQDDQRVVLQTPKEKITLAKDDIEEITATGVSLMPEGLLDDLTHQQIIDLSAYFQSDFTPVQ
- a CDS encoding site-2 protease family protein, with the translated sequence MRLAILFSVFGCVLLHELGHAMMARLFGVGTRDITLYPIGGVARLDRMPRSPLAEGAIALAGPAVNLVIAALLVPLLLLASGSIASTFLMSMIYINIALIVFNMLPVFPMDGGRVFRAFLGAFVPYVRATQIAASVGQVLAIGMGVVGLFTDGMLIFIAIFAYFAARAELAMVQREAMAGEPQTAYDSWSDPQPRPQAAKSSTGPARRSYVLLDRNGQKIASY